The Chaetodon auriga isolate fChaAug3 chromosome 4, fChaAug3.hap1, whole genome shotgun sequence region CTCTAAAGCTGCATTCAGCCCCACCAGTCCCATTTCCTGCATATATCCGGTCACAGTTGTCAAGgtgctgtgtctctctgcagaccGTTTCTTCATTGTCTCATTGCACAGCTCTGAACACTTCTTGTTGCTCTGCTTTCTTAACGTAGACATCTCCTCGTCACACCTTTTCCTCTCGCTCCGCAggttctcctccagctgtctcTTGAGGTTTTGTTCCCTCATTCTTTGCTGCTCAATTTTCGTTTGGATGATCTTTAGCTCCTGCTTGAGGGccacatttctcattttctctgctctctgattctCCATCTGGATATCCATTTCTCTCCggttctcctccctctcacttctGAGCAGGTCCTCCATTtgctttttcatctcctcctccttcctgctctgctcctccaAGCTCTGGGTGAGTTTATCCAGCTCTTTGTGCAAAgcctctctctttatctcctccctctgcctaATGGCCTGCTCTTTCTGTATTTGCTGAAATtccctcattctctctttcttttcattttccactcTCTCCTTTCGGATTGTCTCCTCCATTTctcttctcattttctcctcccgTTCAGCCTGCTCTTCCAGCATCTCAGTAACTTTGTCAAGCTTTTCTTGAAGAGCTgcccttttttcttcctcccctctATGTATCTCCATCACTGACACCATCTCTTGTatcttcctttccttctccttcttaTCATTCTCCTCCATTCCTCGTCTAAAGGCCTCCTCCCTATCTCTTGCCAGTTTCTCCTTCTTCACCTGCTCCAGctcgtgttttttcttcagctcctccatctccatctggttTTTTTGCTGAACCACCTCTAGCTGTTTTTCATACATCTCTTTTATTTCTGCCGCCTGCATCTTTTTTAAAAGCCCCTCCTTCTCATCTagcagcctcctcttctcctgcagctcctgagccagatcctcctctgctttctggAGCATCTTGCTGCCATAatagcttcctccattttcCTTCATCATGCTGTCCACTAAGGCAAAAAGCTCGGACACTTGCTCCTTGCTCTTAGAGCTCCGGTTGTTGAAGACACAGTACCTGCCCCCACATCCAGCCACCAGCTGGTCCAGATCCCTGCACCCGTCTATCAGACATTGCTTCACGGACTGCCCTTCTTCCAGAAGGTCTCCATGGGTAAAAACCACCACAGAGAAACTCAAAGCATGCACACCCATTGCCTGCTTCATCTGCAGcaccacctccttctcctcctgagTGAACCTCCCGATCTGAACAACAAGAAGGAACACATGGGGCCCAGGATACAGGAGGCCAACACTCCTCCTCAACTCCCTCTGCACCTCCTGTGGAGTCTGATTAGTGTCTAGCAGGCCCGGAGTGTCCAGGAGCGTCAGGTGTCGTCCACGAAATTCTCCACAGGCCCTGCGACAACGTTGGGTGACAGAGGAGCGACTAACCTTTGAGTCGAAGACCTTACGGCCCAGGATGGAGTTGGCAGTGGAGCTTTTCCCACTGCCGGTTTTCCCCAACAAAACCAGTCTGATctcagtggaggaggaaggcttCCTTCCTGaagagacagatgaggagacaGGATAGgttcaaagaaagaaagaaagaaagaaagaaagaaagaaaacatagaTCCCAACTAACCTGCCAAGCTGATGGAAGACAGCTGCTTGCTGATGGATGACATGTTTCTGGTCACTTGCCTCcataaaatatgaacaaaagAGAATAGCACATCACTATATAGGTCCCAACTGTGTGGGAGTGTCCAGCCCTATGACACGTTAGACCCCTCTGAACTCTAACCGTCGCCATCACCGTTTTCTGATGTCAGTCTGGAAAAAGTGTGGCCCAATAGTCTGTCTCTGAATGGCACATCTTATCTCTGAGTACACACACTCCAGCAAGAGGTCGTGGTCCAGCTGAGGCAAAGATCTGGGAAGTAGGCTGAGATACTGTATGCGAGGGGTTTGTGAATAAGTCAGTGTGATCAAAGTCCAACAGACTAGTCACTTCATTTTTGGGTCTCTTTATCTTAAAAGTAAGCTGATTGTAATTTAGGAGCCACTCTCTTGTCAGTGTTGAGGTCTTTCATACAGAACGGGGCAAACTGCCTGATGAtagactaagagtctacagccatgctatcagctctgtgaggcagTACGTAGGTACAGTCGTGCTTTgcgctaaatgctaatgtcagtatgctaacattcTCTCAATGACAATGGTAACAATGTCCGTCCCTGGAGCCACACCACTAACACAGCTAATAATGTCACCAGTAACATGAATGTTGGCGGTAGGACATCTCCTGGAGAGAAGACATTGACAAATGAATGTCTTCCTTCATGTTACTCTCATTTGTGAGTTGGTACTTCAGCCTATACactgtgtatttatttacaaaCTCAACAGAGGCAGCAGTTGGTGCGTCTGATGTCCCTTATCAGACAAGTCATTGACTGTTGCTATCATGACGTGGTGCTGAGAAGATCAATGATATGAAATAAGAATGGATTTTAAATGCATTccactttttattattatttttctcttttttgtgaCTTGCCTAAAGAAAGGCATTCAGTGTGTCAGGGAGGCTGTTGGCGTCTTTCTGTTTGATTCAGGTCATCATCACTCCATCTCATAATGCTTGTATTTACCCTCATTTACGCTGCATTACTTTCAAATCATAGTAAAGTCCACTTGGGGGGAACTAATGTCTTACTTATTATTTGTTTTGATGCgaggatttttttccccaactaATTATCTTAGTGGTTCATTGTTTCCATGGAAAAGATTTGGAATTACTGATAGAAAGCACTGAGCATTTGGACACTTTGTCCTGCAATGATACAGCTCATTAATAGGATCAGCTAATACTTGACAGATTCCACATCTTCTAAGTCATTTGTTCACATTAAGATACTTTCTAAATATGTACTTACATGCTCACTTTGTTATGCCCGgagttcattcattctttcattcattcatccactgACTCATTCAGTAACTGAATCCTCTATGATTATAGCCCGTCTGCCCTCTAGAGGCTCTTGGGGGAATGGAAACCAAACAAGGTTAGGGTTGAACTGTGTGTGGAGCTTcatgtatctgtctgtgtgtgtgtgtgtgtgtgtgtgtgtgtgtgtgtgtgtgtgtgtgtgtgtcccaaaTCATAGCTTATATGACTGCAATAATTACATACATTTCAATATCTCTAAACAGATTTATTTGCCCATTCTTACCTTCCTGCTACTGAGTGATGTACATGGTCATCTTTGCGACTATTAATGCTTCTGTTAGATCATCTTTCTAAACAGACTGAGGGAAATAACGTCCACTATATGCAAAACCAATGATTTTATAGAAAAGGTATGAAGCAATGAAAAGAGATATTGAATGCAAAAAATAAAGGGACAATTTTGGAAAATGCATACATACGTCACATATAACAAATTAGATCTGTACAATAACGCAAACTGCTGGGGCAGTaagtaaaatcatttttaatagatatcaaaggtttgttttttactgGACTAATGAGCAAAGTGCTAAATTAGTCAAAAGGTACAGTATGTCCACCATTTTAAGGTCTGAATATTGCATTAAAGAGGGATCTTTTTGAAAGGTAAACATTCACCCTTTCTCTCCAAGtctcaaattcaagttttcACAACTAATGCAAACTAATTTCTTAACATCTTGCATTCTTTTCCATTGTGACCAGTGTAAGGAAGTAGATGGGATTTGCCCTCTTTTTGACCACATTTAGGCTGTTTCATAAGTATTTACATTTATTCTGCTGACACTCTCATTGTAACTGACTCTGGAAACAGCATCACCTGGTTGTCTTAAACGTAATGTAAGTAATGTAATGCCTATGGGTGGATGTCTCGCTGTAAGCTCATCAATTATGGAGAGTCCTTGCATGTTCATGGCGAGGCCTAGATTGTCTTACTGCACCACTGCTCCgtcacacatgcaagcacacctGACATTAACTAACTGAGAGGCGGTGATGAATTTAAATGGATGATTTGTGTGCAGTGACCTTGCCCTCtttatgtcacacacacatacacgcacacaaacacacacacaacgcaaTACGGATGTATCACATACAGTTTCTTTGTAGACAAAAGATGATGAGGTGACTGTTGAGTAACACTGAGGTCTAGCAGTGACAGAGCATGAACGTTATCATGGTAAAAAGATGATGGGGAGGATGTCACGATGCCTTGGCGATGATGAGGATGCTCATGAGGAAGACCATGACAAAGAAGATCCACATGAAAAACCTATCCATCACCTTGGCAACCTTCTTCCACTCTGCTACCTTGACACAAGTAGCTCTCTGCTCACGGAAGCAGTTGGCGATGAACTGGATGTTCTTCACCACCTGAGGAAGAGACAGATAGATGAACTGAAACAAGCACGTAAAGAAACTTTAGAAGAAGCGGAGTAATCAGATAGGGAAGTTCAGTGAGCAAATGGAGAAACGGCGTGCTGCGGTGATGCACCTGTTTATGTTGGATGCAGGGGCAGCAGCAGGGGCAGGATGGAACTTGAAGTTTCTCTGCGGGAAAGAGGAGCTGCTCCTTCAGCCCTCCATTCAGGTGCTGGAGGTTCTGTGGATGAAGTTGGGCCTGGTAGTCCAATTCATCCCTCCTGATGTGGTGGTAGCGCTGTGTGGACTCTCGCTTCCTCTCGCCCCTCTCCAATCTGGAAGCgtggttgttgtggttgttgtagTGGTGATGGCCGCTGTTGGCGTTGCCGTTCGCCTGGCTTTTGTGATCCTTGTTGTGATGATGCAGGCCGTGGCCGTTGCTGTACTTGTACGGGTCACTTTCATGATGGTAGATGTCGTGGAAACGGTCATCGAAGTAGCTAATCTTATCGCTCATGGGTTCCTCAGGGTACAGCGGGGTCCTCTCACTCTGTGGCGTGGTGCAGTTCTCCCCCACCTCGTAGACGAAGAAGATTTTGGACATGTAGTCTATGATGAGCACCTTAGCCCAGTGAGGGACCGGCTTGGCCTCAGCACCGCAGAAATGAATGTTCATGATGAAGATTGtgagagaggtggaggctgTGATCATAGTCATCGTGGCTATGTAGTATTTCCCTTGAGGAGtggagaaagaaacagacagatttaTAACATTGTTGACAGGAAACACATagcagctctgattggtcgactGCAAGGATGAACATTCACATACAACTTCCTGACCTTGTCAGCTAAGATCTGGAGAAACACATAGatacttgtagtggagtaaaaagtacaatatttccctttaaaatgtAATGGAGTGGAAGAAGAAAGtggcatgaaataaaaatactcaagttAAATAAAAGCAGTACTTTACTTGGTTACGTTCCACCTCTGTTTGCTAAGTCAAAATTGTGAAACACCGCATCAGAATCTTGACTTAGTATCTCATAATGTTGACTAACTATACATATTTTCAATTTTATGATCCATAACCATTTTGTTCTTATTCTGTGGAAATGGGATTGCTATAGTTTAAATAGCTCAATAATGAATCAAAAATGTAAGGCCAAAAATGATCCAAACCTATGTAAGGCATGCTTTCTGCAGGAGGCATGCTCTCAGCCACCAGCAACTGGAACACAGTGAGCGCCAGCAGCACCGTGACCCCGAGGGAAACCTTCTCCCCCGAGTCGGCCGGCAGGTAGAAACCCAGCGGGGCCAGGAACGAGATGAGGAAGCAGGGCAGGAGCAGGTTGAAGATGTAGAAGGAGGAGCGGCGCTTCAATAGCAGTGTGTAGGTGATTTCGGTGTAagggtcagagcagcagccgTACATCATGACGTTTCTAACTGCTGGCATGCCGTGACACTCCCACTCCACATTCTCCACAAAGTCGGACAGGTCACCGCTGTCCATGCCCAAACTGATGTCCACCTGTGTAgaggacacacatgaacacagcgGAAGCGGTGAGTGTCAACACACATGTAATTATGCTCATGTGGATGTACAAATTAACAACCAGAATGAAGAAGCAGCACTTTTTTATGTGGAATTCCCCATACCGACATATAGTTGAAAGAAGTTATTCACTCTTTACTTATCTGACAATGTCAGGGGAACTGGAGCCAATAACAGGTAAGAGGCTGGTTCTATACCTACTGTATAAATAATGTGGAGTTTATGTTTAACCAAAGGAGCAACATGGAAGTGAACATATACATAAGAAAAACATGCGAATCACACACCCAAAAAACTTGCTGTCTCATCCTATTTAGCTTTCTGCTCCGTAAAATATTCACCCAAATCATAAAATATAAGATATGGCAGAAAATGTCAGGGGTTTCCTTTTGGTGAACCAGCCCTTTACTGCTTCCCTGCCATGCTGTTGCGCTGCTTGAAACCCAAGTATGAAGACAACTTAAAGCTGCGATACACAACACTGTGAACATAGCATTGACATATTGTTGCCTTTAAAAGGTCCTGAGTCATGACAGAGCTGAATCAAGTATTTACAGCATTCAAACAAAAGTCTTGAACCCagaatgtgaaatgtgagtCAAACGAGAGAGAAGGTGCGGTCTCCTCTCATTCACCCTCCCTGCTTAAACGCACCTGGTTGCCGTTGTAGGTCCAGGAGCCAAAGGTCAGGTTGCACTGCTGCCAGTCGAAGGGGAAGTAGGAGACGTCCACCACGCATGTGCTCTTTGTGATGGCTGGAGAGTCCCAGATGATCTCTCCATTATAACGCAGTTTCACATTAGTGCTGGATGCATCTGCAGACTCCTCATCTGCTCTACACCGAGAGACAGATAAAGGACACATTTGTAGATACACACTGCTGCGTTAGCCGAACACCTTGGACTCTAGTTGCTATTCAGTCCTAGTCTGTTCTAGTCTGtttagtctgtgtgtttgccttccctctctctctttcctgtttcaTGTATGTCTCTTGTTACTAACTTATTGTAGAGGACAATGTCCGGCTTCCAAACCAGGTCACTGGGGATGTTGATCATCTCAAGGTCATCATAGTCCTCCTTGTCCCACTTCAGGTATGCATCATGCCAGACCTGCCTAATCCACAGGTATGTGGTCAGCACCTGGTTCCTCTCAtcctacgcacacacacacacacacacacacacacacatttaaaaagagtgacaaaagagacagacaaaatttTTGAGGCTTTATAATCCAGTACAGTGCTATTCAGTGCTGGCCTCTGCTGGTCTCTACAGGAACAGAAGACTGAAGGCAGCACTGGTAGTTCGTACAGTATGAGCCAAGATGGTGGCGGCCGGAGCCTATGGTCAAAGTCAGTTCATTAGTCACTGGGAGTGCACAGCCTGTGCTGACCATCACACattgtcttctgtggctctggaggagcttcaTGAAGTCAGACTTGAGTGGCGTCATCGGGGTGTCTCAGCTCAGGAGCGGAGACTGCAGACTTGAGATACAAACTGGGGGGTGTCAGGGAGGATTTAATGAAACCCAAATGTGGGACACAATGTTCTTGGAGCTGGACTAAaattctctgcctctgctgaatccatttattttgtaattgcTCTTTCGTGAGTCCCCTACTTCATGAAAGTAACCCCACCGCTAACCCTGCATTTGAAATAGAGTAGTACCATAATTTAGCTATAACTACATCCTGCTTTCTATTCCTTCTCACTGTGGTTCTGTCAGACTTGACATACGTTTGCTATGTGTTACAAGGACATTTGACTGACCGCTGCACCTCTACTGCTGTGAGCATCTTTACCTCAGTGAGATGTATTACTTCATAGTATATCTTAATTGCTCATTTATCTTAATATTTTCAATTCTTATTTCTTCCTATTATTCTAATGAGAATTCTTTATTGCACGCAGCCTCGAAagaatgcattttaatgcaggTATGAGTATGTGAAATGAAGTCATAAATTACAACAGGAGCAGATCTTGAGCTCTGTCGTCCTATAATCTCAGTGATCATTTGGCAGTTAGAGGTTTATCCTGCTAAACTCTGAAGCAGCCACAGCTAAGCCTTTCAATTGCATGTTGTCAATGTCATATAGCTTAAATGTGATATTGTCAACCACAGCGGAGAAATATAACCCATCTGGAGAGATTCATGTGCCTTGGGGTTTCGTATCAGGTTTTATATCTCTATGCTGAGTCAAGATTCATGTTTGAGTTTCCTCTGGACTCACCATATCTTTGATCTGTGACAGGGTGATCTGCAGAGAGACATTGAGGGCTTTGTCTGTGTCTTCCACAGGTCTCAGAGCGTTGGAGTAGTCCTCCATCAGGTCATTCAGAAGTTTGCGGGCATAATGACCCTGAGCGGCATGGGACACTGTGGGGGTGAGAcgagagcagagggtgggtaCAACAGCAAAGGTTAGGCATGAACAAATGTCAGGGCATTGCAGAGAGGCTTAGAGTCAGCAGAAAGCAAGGTGGAGATGGttttacaaagacaaaacaaactagTGTAGCCGCATCCGATATACTATCAACATCAAACTGTTCCATCATGCAGAACTGACCTTGCACCAAAAGGCTGATCCAAACCATCAGCACTGCCTTCCTCATTTTCAACCAGGGATCAATTATTCAGCAAAGCAGTCGCTGAGACAGCCTGGGTCCAAATCCAGTGCGTCACTCTATTCTGATCTCCATTCTGCCCTGCTGAGGCTAAGCGAGCTGAGACCACAGAAAATTCTCGAAATCTTACATCCTGTCAGAAGCTCTGAATGCTTCGCTAGTTGTTAGTCGCAGCTCGCCTCtgttactgtgtctgtgtgtgtgtgtgtgtgtgtgtgtgatcgttGCTCTGGAACAGGACCTGGggctatcacacacacatacacaggtaCACTGCAGTATCACATAGCACACAGGCACTGGTAGAAATGTGACGCCTGCAGGCCTATCCACTTGTGTACATGACCACAAGCAGCtgtacaacacacaaacacacacacacacacacacacgctaaacCTTACTGCATTACACAGCTAATGACATgtgtcagtcacacacaaacagtgacactTTCTTACCTACACTCAGGTCATTcatgatgaacacacacaagcatgtcaGTGAGGATGTGACACATGTCATGCACGCTACATGGCAATGAACTTCACACAGATCAGGTTTCACCCTGTAAATAGGAATCTTTAACATAAGGACAGTAAAGCTGGACACTGGTTGCAGATCAGTGATAAGAGTAGATGTTATCCTCTCTTTGGGACGATAGCCTGCAGGCTGTCGAAGTGATCAGTAACCAGAAACAAAGGCCAACTAACTGACCTCAGTGATTGAATTATTGGCCAGCAGTTGTTGTGACATCTTTAAGAGTATCTTGACATAGAACTTAGAAagtgtatatatttatttatttatttatttatttatttatagcaGGGTAATGTAGAAAATATACATCAGCAAATTCCaaaactctttctctctctgtctgtctatgtgtgtgtgtgtgtgtgtgtgtgtgtgtgtgtgtatatatatatatatatatatatgtatgtgtgtgtgtgtgtgtgtgtgtgtgtgtgtgcatctgtgtgtctgtgtattatatcatatattatatatatacaatgtTAATGACTATATTATCAATCATTAGCTTTTTATATATAGATCAataatatatacagtttatatatacacacacacacacacacacacacacacacacactgtatatactgtatgtgtgtgtgtgtgtgtgtgtatatatatatatatatatataaactgtATACATAAAGAGAGAGTTTGCTGATGcatattttctacattttcctTGAATAAATAATAGTACTGGTCAAATATTTATTCTTCTTAGTAgcagcattttcactgcttCTATTAAGAGTTATGCTATCATAATCtgacttttacacacacacacacacacacacacacacacatatatatatttttaatttatttatttatttatttatttatatttctatacacatatatatgaGGTTAGAGCAGCAGGCCAGTAAACCAAAAGGCTTCTGGTTAAATTATGAGTAAAGCTCTCTCCTCCGACCACAAGGTTTCCCACCAAGGGGGccaacagaagaagagctgctGGTTGAGAGTTTTTAGATTGTGTTAATGTGAGGCAGGGCATTGCTGAAAGACggggaaaaaaagtttttaaaatatAGCCTTTATGCAGCAAGTCTATTTTCTAAGATGtccaaaaatgctgaatattaGTTCAGGCGTTACAATATATCTATATAGAATGTGGATATATTCGTTTTACTGTATTCAGATATATGAGTTAGCTATGAGGCAGCTGTACTGAAAAcctaacaaacacaaactgattcTCATGTTCgacagatgtttttttgtttgttttttaactcaTAATCTAATTCTAATCAGTTCTTGGATTAAACCACTTCAAAGGAAGCAGACAGGGTTCTTGTACCTTACAGTAAAATTACTGAGTTAAACAACATCACAATGAAATTTTACCGACATTCTTTATGTCATTTACTGCAGACTACTGCACGTGGTGATGTGTTAATGTGTCACTGAGTTTCTGTGGTACTCAGCTCGTATAGGAcaggtgtttcctgtgtctgtctctgtgtgtgtgaatgtgcgtgtgtgcatgtatggtGTGTCTATGTctgaaaaggaagaaagtgCAAAATAGTTTCGCTGTACCAGAGTAAGATTCAAAGAGGAGCATTTCTAAACCATTTCTGATCATCATCTCTGTGCAGGGTGAAATGTGTCTTGTTGGTATGTGCgtttgtgagtgagtgagtgagtgagtgagtgagtgagtgagtgggacggatggacaggcagacagatggacaaaggACCAGTCAGTAGGCGGACAGggtacatgtgtgtttgcatgctgaacATTGAAAAATAATATAATGTATGCAATGTGCCAAAAAAGAGGCACCGTGAGTTTGTGAATAATAATGTTGCAGTATatcaggggtgtgtgtgtcagtgggctCACAGTAAACGGGGGACAGACTGaggcagaaaaggaaagagagtgGGGGAGCTTCAGAGGGTGAGGCtggtgagagaaagacagagaggttgggacacagagaagcagaagagCAGTGGTGTAGTGAGAGCaaaggaagtgtgtgtatgtgtatgtgtgtgtgtgtatgtgtgtgtgtgtgtgtgtgtgtgtgtgtgtgtgtgtgtgtgtgtgtatacaatgATTACTGCCCTCCCCCAATAATCAGCAATGTCTAGAGTACGTGCTCGCCTGCAGTGGTAGAAGCCGtttcatgtactgtatacagtacttgagtaaacttGAGCAGAGTGAGCAACGTGGGTGTGTTCAATTAAGTCTGGTCATATTCTTTAGTTTTCTTA contains the following coding sequences:
- the LOC143319013 gene encoding uncharacterized protein LOC143319013, with protein sequence MSSISKQLSSISLAGRKPSSSTEIRLVLLGKTGSGKSSTANSILGRKVFDSKVSRSSVTQRCRRACGEFRGRHLTLLDTPGLLDTNQTPQEVQRELRRSVGLLYPGPHVFLLVVQIGRFTQEEKEVVLQMKQAMGVHALSFSVVVFTHGDLLEEGQSVKQCLIDGCRDLDQLVAGCGGRYCVFNNRSSKSKEQVSELFALVDSMMKENGGSYYGSKMLQKAEEDLAQELQEKRRLLDEKEGLLKKMQAAEIKEMYEKQLEVVQQKNQMEMEELKKKHELEQVKKEKLARDREEAFRRGMEENDKKEKERKIQEMVSVMEIHRGEEEKRAALQEKLDKVTEMLEEQAEREEKMRREMEETIRKERVENEKKERMREFQQIQKEQAIRQREEIKREALHKELDKLTQSLEEQSRKEEEMKKQMEDLLRSEREENRREMDIQMENQRAEKMRNVALKQELKIIQTKIEQQRMREQNLKRQLEENLRSERKRCDEEMSTLRKQSNKKCSELCNETMKKRSAERHSTLTTVTGYMQEMGLVGLNAALERGKLPSALRVFALWCQLVVDVVPSKSALRSEQRHTSVGRTRSLHSFALFFLSVYQWMAFVSS
- the chrna9a gene encoding neuronal acetylcholine receptor subunit alpha-9-I, with protein sequence MRKAVLMVWISLLVQVSHAAQGHYARKLLNDLMEDYSNALRPVEDTDKALNVSLQITLSQIKDMDERNQVLTTYLWIRQVWHDAYLKWDKEDYDDLEMINIPSDLVWKPDIVLYNKADEESADASSTNVKLRYNGEIIWDSPAITKSTCVVDVSYFPFDWQQCNLTFGSWTYNGNQVDISLGMDSGDLSDFVENVEWECHGMPAVRNVMMYGCCSDPYTEITYTLLLKRRSSFYIFNLLLPCFLISFLAPLGFYLPADSGEKVSLGVTVLLALTVFQLLVAESMPPAESMPYIGKYYIATMTMITASTSLTIFIMNIHFCGAEAKPVPHWAKVLIIDYMSKIFFVYEVGENCTTPQSERTPLYPEEPMSDKISYFDDRFHDIYHHESDPYKYSNGHGLHHHNKDHKSQANGNANSGHHHYNNHNNHASRLERGERKRESTQRYHHIRRDELDYQAQLHPQNLQHLNGGLKEQLLFPAEKLQVPSCPCCCPCIQHKQVVKNIQFIANCFREQRATCVKVAEWKKVAKVMDRFFMWIFFVMVFLMSILIIAKAS